Proteins from a genomic interval of Pseudoalteromonas sp. MEBiC 03607:
- the bcp gene encoding thioredoxin-dependent thiol peroxidase, with protein MKKINPLQAGDTAPAFSLQNQNDETIVLADLLKEQQVLVYFYPKASTPGCTVQAENLRDEKAELAKFNTRIVGISPDPIKRLKNFETKKELNFDLLADEDHAIADAFGIWGYKKFMGKEYEGIHRISFLVGQDGKIKHVFDKFKTKDHHQVVLDYLAQN; from the coding sequence ATGAAAAAAATTAATCCTCTACAAGCAGGTGACACAGCCCCTGCTTTTAGTCTACAAAATCAAAACGATGAAACAATCGTGTTAGCCGATTTATTAAAAGAGCAGCAAGTACTGGTTTATTTTTATCCGAAAGCATCAACACCAGGTTGTACTGTACAAGCAGAGAACTTACGTGACGAAAAAGCTGAGCTTGCTAAATTTAACACCCGTATCGTTGGTATCAGTCCAGACCCAATCAAGCGTTTAAAAAACTTTGAAACCAAAAAAGAGCTGAACTTTGATTTATTAGCTGATGAAGATCATGCCATTGCAGATGCTTTTGGTATATGGGGCTATAAGAAGTTTATGGGTAAAGAATACGAAGGAATTCATCGTATTAGCTTCCTTGTAGGTCAAGACGGTAAAATCAAACACGTGTTTGATAAGTTCAAAACCAAAGACCATCATCAGGTTGTTTTAGATTATCTCGCGCAAAACTAA